The Penaeus monodon isolate SGIC_2016 chromosome 17, NSTDA_Pmon_1, whole genome shotgun sequence genome contains the following window.
ATCAGAGGTCAGGAGAAGGtttatgaggatgaggatgagcacTGGGAAGGAGTAGaattgataatggttatgatggtaataatgatagtgatggtaatgatggtgatattgttACTACTCCTAcgactgctattactactattaatgctaatactactattatcattactattattattactactattgcccctactattattactattatgatgacattgacgatgatgatataatgataataattattaatgccattattattatcgtcataattatcactattattatcatcataatcattattgtcattatgattatcataattgttgttattattattattgtgattattattattattattattattattatcaccattattattattattattattatcatcatcaccattatcattactatcattatcattaatattatcatcatcacattgtcatcataatcatcatcatcatgaacatcgtcgtcgtcgtcatcaccatcaatataattatctttatcattattaacatcatcatcattcccattatcatcattaaaatcccTTGTCATCCTTGATAttgcaaatatcattatcattcttccatAATTGGCATCAACtttacagataatgataacagtaatatataaaaggtatgaatgagaatgaatatctccacaatacaagagaattattcgaccggtttcgattatatcttcgaatataatcgaaaccggtcaaataaatctcttgtactgtggagatattcattctcattcataccttttttagaCGTTTGTCAACGTTCTTAACAGtaacagttacacacacaaaaataaataaataaataaataaataaataaataaataaacaaaataataaataaataaataaataacaataaatataacgatATTACCAACCCTGACAACATCCACAGTGAGCAAATGCACGCCTAGAGACAGCGTTATCCTGCCAACCTGCGGTGTGGCTGTCCTCCTTATCTACTTGTCCAGGATTTCCACCACATCCGCATCCGCATCCGCAACCACATCCGCATCCGCATCCACTTCTCCAGGCGTGGAAGGAGCGGTCATGAAAGAAACGCTGGGTGAAGTTATCGAAAGGTATTGTGATTGtagtggtggttttgttgttattgttattattgctgttattattgttgttgttatctttatcaataacagcagcaacactATTATCCTCAACATCATTCTTAACGTCCACTTAACCCACTCTCCTAACCCACTTCCATTTAACGCACCCACTTAACCCACTCACCTAACCTACGGACTTAACCCATCCACTTGATTCACCCATCTATCCTACCCACTTAACCACCTAACCCACTTAACCCGCCCACCTAACCTAACTCACTTAACCCACCCACCTAACCCACCCACTTAACCCACCCACTTAACCCACCCTCTAACCTCCAGAATCAAAGCGTTCACCAGCCAGCACAAAGTGGGCATCCTGGTGCTCGTTGGGTCGGTGTtcggagaggaggaagtgggcgGAGTCATCGCGACGATCCAGAGGGAGCTTTTGCCACGCCCACCGCCCTTGCTGCCCGCCCACGGAGATGCACAAGCAGCCGCCCACATACAGACGCTGGctaaggtgagggaggaggcagggaggagggagggaggggagggggagggaggaggagggaggggagggaggagggaggaggggaggaggaagggagaggaggaggggaggagaggaggaagggagggaaggagggagggaggggaggaggaagggaggagggcgagcgggaagagggaggggattaggagggaaggagggaggggagtgatagTGTGTGCTAGCTATGGTGACTGGTATGTATagtgtggtggtgttggagggtgagggagacgaGGGATGGTgattgaggatgagggagaggtgggtgggaggagggatagTGTCACAGTTATGGTGACTTGTAGTGATGGCATTGGAAGGTGAGGGACGGgagagtgtggtggtggtgatggtgttgcagagaatgggggagaggagagtgtgatgatggtggtgttggcggatgggggagaagagagtgatggtaataattttaCAGTTATAGTGTGACGGTAATGGTGTCGAAGGcctgggagaggaaagggtagtGATTGTAGGAATGTACTTATGGTGACTTTATGGTTATAATGTAATGGTGATtagagggtgaggaagaagatGTGATGATAGTGAGTCATTTTATGGTGATTGCGGTTCTTATggtgtaatgatagtgataaaaactgATCATGGGTGATATGCAATACTTATATGATAAAGTAACATATATTATCCATGAtctgatgatgaaatgatggtgacgatgactaAGATAATAACAGGCTAACCAATATGATGATAACCATATGATAGCGGCTAcgcaatagataatgataatgttgaaactGGCGATTAGCTTTGTCAGTGGTAGTAACCCCCCTTATGCAGTGCTGTTGGTGAAGGTAAgcgaaggtgtatatatatggtaccgGTGAagccatatatattatctatatgtatgtcgatggatatatatggattgatgaggagggaaaggatggtgATGTGTAGTATAAGTGTGGAAATGATAAGGTTTAAAGTAtggtgataattattgttatgatgataatgacgtgtTAAAAATACATAGTGTGATTACGATaagaatttatgataatgataataatgataatgataatgattatagtgataatattaataatgaacgtagtagttgtagtagtagataataatggtattaataataacaatttcagtGATATCATccggtgttctctctctctctctctgtctcctctctctctctctgtctgtctcctctctctctctctgcctgtctcctctctctctctctctatccttctccttccctttctcattctccgtctccgtctcccccctccccctctttctttttctcttcctcccccctcttttctttctctccactccctccttccctctccctcctccccccatcccccccctctctctctctttctctctctctctctctttgtctctgtctctgtctctctctctctctctctctctctctctctctctctctctctctctctctctctctctcttcccacaggCCACGCAACCGGAGACGAGACGTGTGGTGCAGGAGCGCATGGAAGGAATCCTGAAGGAGGCCACGTCGCAGGATTTTGGGGTCATTTTAGCTCGGGCCATGGGGCTCAGCCAGCATCGTAAgtgtggggtatgtggggtggggtggggggggggggagggagattgttTATTGGGtcgggggtagagggggaaggtgtgtgtgtgtgtgtgtgtgtgtgtgtgtgtgtgtgtgtgtgtgtgtgtgtgtgtgtgtgtgtgtgtgtgtgtgtgtgtagatatccacacacacctttttttcaGAATACTTAACCCTCCTTTATTCTCTCAGCTCGAACCTTCGTTATtcgcccttccccatccccaccacatTTCACAAACAGATTTtgactgcttcctcctcctcctcctttacctatTTTATCTATTCCTCTATTCACCTGTTTCATTTACCCCTTTTAATCGCCTATTTCATTCGCGCCTTCCGTCACTTGATTAAATCATCTTTATTCACTTACTTTATACCTGCCTATTTACTCACGTATTTCGTTTGCCCCTTTTACTCAATCACCTGTTTTATTTGCTCCTTTACTCGActattttattcccccccccttcagctATCTGCTTTAGTCATTTTATTCAGTTATTTCATTCACCGATTTACTCACCTACTTTATCCACCTACTTATCTGCTTCATAAATCTCTTTACTAACCCTACTACTCACTTCTTTACTCTCCTACATTATTCACCTGGTTTACTCACTTCAACCATCCCTTTATTCACCTAATTCTTACAGCCTTCTATCCACCTACTTTACTCGCCTcctgttcccccctttcccagaAGCCTCAGTGCTGCTGGACACCTTCGGTTCGCTGGGCGCCGTTGCTGAAGCCTCCGCCGCCGAGATTCATCGGAGGACACCCCTGgacgccgccaccgccgcctccgTAGCCGCCTTCTTCGCTAGGGACACGGTCACGCTCTAGCACGAGGGTTaggagggtagggggtggaaGCTTTGTAGGGTAGGGACACTGTAGgggagttttttctttctctctcttcttctaccttttcccctagctctttctttctttttcctctccctttttttcttaagggAAAGAAATTAAGGGAAGAAATTTGTAAGGGAAGAAATTAGTCACTTTATAATGTTGAAGAAAATGTGTCACTAAGGTTGCTCTGTAAGGAAAGACACTGAGGTTTTCGTGCgagataaaatgtatgtatgattttttaaaatgaagtctGTGGATagatctttacatttttttaaaaatttcttcttgtgtatttttttttcttatttcctttgtttcttcctccttcgttgTTCATTCTTTCTCCGCTTTTGTGCTGGTTTTTCGTCTCTCTGCGTTTCTCTTCCCTCATCtatacttctctctttttccttccttcttcctctcttttcttatccttctatcattctcctccttccttcttctatcACCTTTATTTTCAATTAAGGATGGCGTAGAACCTTATAATTTCAAGTTATTAATGAATCTCGTATtaaatactgttgttgttttttccttgattttacgACAGGAATTAGCTGATAAAgaaagcaagtttttttttttacgacaggatttaattgataaagaaaacgatttattttttaaatatatcttacaACCACATTTcatcaacaactttttttttttctaatttcttgttttctcctgttatttgtcatgtttcttttcttttcattcataccAAGTGTCCTGCTTATTTCTAACGTGTGTGTGATCAACAATTTCTCTTATGATAGATagttttttctcaataaaatGTCTTTTTGAGGTATGCAACATATTTCACATATTACCAAAACtctttattgtgtattatttctTGAATAATtgaacttttttgttgtttgtttatttgcaataaaaatgCATTTGGAATTGGGTTTGTGTTGAATGAGCGGTACACATTTTTTTATGTCGCATCCACGTTACGATACCgatgtgtatgtactgtatgccAGTTTATGGAAAACAGACTTTATTTGGACATAATTTCCCtcgtgcgcgcgcacacgcacgcccacgcaggcacacacacacacacacacacacacacacacacacacacacacacacacacacacacacacacacacacacacacacgacgcacacacacacacacacacacacacgcacgcacgcacgctcgcacgcacgcacgcacgcacgcacgcacacacgcacacacacacacacacacacacacacacacacacacacacacacacacacacacacacacacacacacgcacgcatatatacaattacatatatgtatgttatgtatatatacacatttacactcGTGTGTGTACGTTCCCTCTCTGTCTGAACCCCAAAA
Protein-coding sequences here:
- the LOC119583788 gene encoding uncharacterized protein LOC119583788, producing the protein MHLSSVFFIIWRKDLSQLILATTHKNLRKYIQKSITSFPGILFEGFIWYWIPLSSEIQSSCLPFRFLVCKGGEVGAKFRKIWIISSILAILGLFFGYKVVSRRFSAKKKGRREMASAAGIGLFEGEVEHRPIKPTPLILHCDLQRPDFTDYLGSGFKIRVSKCTPRDSVILPTCGVAVLLIYLSRISTTSASASATTSASASTSPGVEGAVMKETLGEVIERIKAFTSQHKVGILVLVGSVFGEEEVGGVIATIQRELLPRPPPLLPAHGDAQAAAHIQTLAKATQPETRRVVQERMEGILKEATSQDFGVILARAMGLSQHQASVLLDTFGSLGAVAEASAAEIHRRTPLDAATAASVAAFFARDTVTL